The Panicum hallii strain FIL2 chromosome 9, PHallii_v3.1, whole genome shotgun sequence genome has a window encoding:
- the LOC112873959 gene encoding serine/threonine-protein kinase cek1 isoform X2, translating into MASYGAAAAHPVEMELAWHLLTVLVRLGRAASASDLAAAAATVSLSVSPDIVERTCRIPESPLRISGGGVVTISETAVVTFLRFLGWEVPAQRVRLRPPEERRWRGEVYERKRKVSDASCLSGKRRRLLAPDADLMEHSEHQSNQLVAQICAPAATGEVHWEVMQQLRDRLPTLSTFIGEPSLGFSTGVTLVPDYAKITKLCLQPKLDQSLSGDDGTVLRNMALALVPEDFSDCCSVNLPPLDAEKSKNIDAKAYGRSSRIDESEQASFLNCRVEDNDDLQDETIRLMTIHAVVAGESKIGADEYPNLVCKNPGSSINYNMKRADSIEAFDMIPNQADALQYNCQNAGHHESVPTCDQEISPLGATTCAEVCKDNTTQLLFQPPMDTKARSIAPQMNRNSEPEALLQEDTRYDCIDTRNLNNVDENRGSKYLNHGERPLNEAEANILKNGQDRMVVKKNVKNKKNELPKEDKDCFATKAQKGHVVPKPLPSFKGFVIEEEEGSGGYGTVYRAQRTRDRQIFAIKCPHPNAHPHHVNNELKMLERFGGKNCVIKYECSLKSGDLECFVLEHVQHDRPEILKKDIGLLELQWYGYCLFRALASLHRQGVVHRDVKPGNFLFCRKVMKGYLIDFNLAHDLHQKFLKNCKSETISCGKDTASQTVSKFAPVVHAKEAAADSKQPLTLKRKRSSRNPVDSAPKIDNKSKHGSQAADVSGVTSAKDPTSTKTSLDRLKQPMPYKGRKELMNFLHEAMQSPNKNAVPAPVSQRKRVAAPFGSVDRNLFRLTPMPLRSGGSVVAGSGMLNNKGHGKHRREGPCVGTKGFRAPEVLFRSFHQGCKVDVWSAGVTLLYFIIGRTPFGGDPEQNIKEIAKLKGSEELWEVAKLHNCESSYPSDLFDIKSLHSVDLREWCAANARRPEFLKSIPESFFDLVDKCLAVNPRCRLSSEDALKHEFFAPCRDSFRKLKMLKRSAGSDAASSSSHQNTALTAKQS; encoded by the exons ATGGCTTCCTACGGCGCGGCGGCCGCTCACCCGGTGGAGATGGAGCTGGCTTGGCACCTCCTCACGGTGCTCGTCCGCCtcggccgcgccgcctccgcctcggacctcgccgccgccgccgccaccgtgtCCCTCTCCGTATCACCGGACATCGTCGAGCGGACGTGTCGTATCCCCGAGTCTCCACTGCGAATCTCTGGCGGCGGCGTGGTGACAATCTCTGAGACGGCCGTCGTTACGTTTCTGAGGTTCTTGGGGTGGGAAGTCCCGGCCCAGAGGGTGCGGTTGAGGCCTCCCGAGGAGAGGAGGTGGCGGGGGGAGGTGTACGAGCGCAAGCGGAAAGTGTCGGATGCCAGCTGCCTCAGCGGGAAGAGGCGCCGACTACTGGCACCGGACGCAG ATTTGATGGAACACAGCGAGCATCAATCGAATCAGCTGGTTGCACAAATCTGTGCCCCTGCTGCTACTGGAGAG GTACATTGGGAGGTTATGCAACAGTTGCGGGATAGGCTTCCCACTCTCAGCACATTTATTGGTGAACCTTCCTTAGGGTTCTCAACTGGGGTTACTCTTGTTCCCGATTATGCTAAAATTACAAAGCTTTGTCTTCAACCCAAACTTGACCAGTCTCTTAGTGGTGATGATGGCACAGTTCTGAGGAACATGGCTTTAGCGCTGGTTCCAGAAGATTTTTCAGATTGTTGTTCTGTCAATCTTCCTCCACTTGATGCTGAGAAATCAAAAAACATCGATGCAAAAGCTTATGGTAGAAGTAGTAGGATCGATGAATCTGAACAAGCTTCATTCCTTAACTGTAGAGTAGAGGATAATGATGATCTACAAGATGAGACTATCCGTCTCATGACTATTCATGCTGTTGTAGCTGGGGAAAGCAAAATTGGGGCTGATGAATATCCAAATCTTGTTTGCAAAAATCCAGGCAGCTCAATCAATTATAATATGAAGCGAGCAGATAGTATAGAAGCATTTGATATGATTCCAAATCAAGCAGATGCTCTACAATACAACTGCCAAAATGCTGGGCATCATGAGAGTGTCCCAACTTGTGATCAGGAAATTAGTCCACTTGGTGCTACTACATGTGCAGAAGTATGTAAGGATAATACAACACAACTTTTGTTCCAGCCTCCTATGGACACCAAAGCTAGATCTATAGCACCTCAAATGAACAGAAATAGTGAACCTGAAGCATTGCTGCAAGAAGATACAAGGTATGACTGTATTGACACGAGGAACCTGAACAATGTTGATGAAAATAGAGGAAGCAAATATCTAAATCATGGAGAGCGGCCCTTGAATGAGGCGGAGGCCAATATACTCAAGAATGGTCAGGATCGGATGGTTGTGAAGAAAAACGTGAAGAACAAGAAAAATGAACTGCCCAAAGAAGATAAGGACTGCTTTGCAACAAAGGCTCAGAAG GGCCATGTAGTGCCAAAACCACTTCCTAGCTTCAAGGGTTTTGTCATAGAAGAGGAGGAAGGGTCTG GAGGTTACGGGACTGTTTATAGGGCTCAGAGAACAAGAGATCGACAAATATTTGCTATAAAAT GTCCTCACCCAAATGCTCATCCACACCATGTTAACAATGAACTAAAGATGCTGGAGCGTTTTGG AGGCAAAAACTGTGTGATTAAATATGAATGCTCTTTGAAAAGTGGTGACCTAGAGTGCTTTGTTCTAGAACATGTTCAGCATGACAGACCAGAG ATTTTGAAGAAGGACATAGGTTTGCTTGAGTTGCAGTGGTATGGGTACTGTCTGTTCAGAGCTCTTGCAAGTTTACATAGACAG GGGGTAGTCCATAGAGATGTCAAACCTGGAAACTTCCTCTTCTGTCGCAAAGTGATGAAGGGGTATCTTATTGACTTCAACCTGGCACAT GATCTCCACCAGAAGTTCTTGAAAAACT GTAAATCTGAGACAATTTCATGTGGGAAGGATACTGCATCTCAAACTGTATCAAAATTCGCCCCAGTAGTTCATGCCAAAGAAGCAGCTGCTGATTCAAAGCAGCCTCTTACTTTGAAGAGGAAAAGATCCAGTAGAAACCCAGTGGATAGTGCGCCTAAGATCGACAATAAAAGTAAGCATGGTAGCCAAGCTGCCGATGTATCTGGTGTAACCTCTGCGAAGGATCCTACAAGCACAAAAACATCACTAGATAGGTTAAAGCAGCCAATGCCTTACAAAGGACGAAAGGAATTAATGAACTTCTTGCATGAGGCAATGCAAAGTCCCAACAAAAATGCTGTGCCTGCTCCTGTTTCTCAAAGGAAGAGGGTCGCTGCTCCTTTTGGCAGTGTGGACCGAAATCTCTTTAGGCTGACTCCAATGCCCCTGCGTTCTGGTGGTAGTGTTGTTGCTGGTTCTGGCATGTTAAATAACAAAG gacatggaaaacatcgaaGAGAAGGTCCATGTGTTGGAACTAAAGGATTCCGGGCTCCAGAG GTTCTCTTTAGGTCTTTCCACCAGGGTTGTAAAGTTGATGTCTGGTCAGCTGGGGTGACGCTCCTGTACTTCATAATTGGCAGAACACCTTTTGGTGGAGATCCTGAACA AAACATCAAGGAAATAGCGAAGCTGAAAGGTAGTGAAGAGCTGTGGGAAGTAGCGAAACTGCACAACTGTGAATCTTCGTATCCATCG GATCTCTTTGATATCAAATCGTTGCACTCGGTGGATCTGAGGGAGTGGTGTGCAGCCAACGCACGCAGGCCAGAGTTCCTCAAGTCGATACCTGAATCATTTTTTGACCTGGTGGATAAGTGCCTGGCTGTCAACCCCAGGTGCAGGCTCAGCTCAGAGGATGCGCTCAAGCACGAGTTCTTTGCTCCATGCCGCGATAGCTTCAGAAAGCTCAAGATGCTTAAGAGGTCAGCTGGTTCTGATGCTGCATCTTCATCGTCACACCAGAACACAGCGCTCACAGCAAAACAATCATAG
- the LOC112873959 gene encoding uncharacterized protein LOC112873959 isoform X1 — protein MASYGAAAAHPVEMELAWHLLTVLVRLGRAASASDLAAAAATVSLSVSPDIVERTCRIPESPLRISGGGVVTISETAVVTFLRFLGWEVPAQRVRLRPPEERRWRGEVYERKRKVSDASCLSGKRRRLLAPDADLMEHSEHQSNQLVAQICAPAATGEVHWEVMQQLRDRLPTLSTFIGEPSLGFSTGVTLVPDYAKITKLCLQPKLDQSLSGDDGTVLRNMALALVPEDFSDCCSVNLPPLDAEKSKNIDAKAYGRSSRIDESEQASFLNCRVEDNDDLQDETIRLMTIHAVVAGESKIGADEYPNLVCKNPGSSINYNMKRADSIEAFDMIPNQADALQYNCQNAGHHESVPTCDQEISPLGATTCAEVCKDNTTQLLFQPPMDTKARSIAPQMNRNSEPEALLQEDTRYDCIDTRNLNNVDENRGSKYLNHGERPLNEAEANILKNGQDRMVVKKNVKNKKNELPKEDKDCFATKAQKGHVVPKPLPSFKGFVIEEEEGSGGYGTVYRAQRTRDRQIFAIKCPHPNAHPHHVNNELKMLERFGGKNCVIKYECSLKSGDLECFVLEHVQHDRPEILKKDIGLLELQWYGYCLFRALASLHRQGVVHRDVKPGNFLFCRKVMKGYLIDFNLAHDLHQKFLKNCKSETISCGKDTASQTVSKFAPVVHAKEAAADSKQPLTLKRKRSSRNPVDSAPKIDNKSKHGSQAADVSGVTSAKDPTSTKTSLDRLKQPMPYKGRKELMNFLHEAMQSPNKNAVPAPVSQRKRVAAPFGSVDRNLFRLTPMPLRSGGSVVAGSGMLNNKVAGHGKHRREGPCVGTKGFRAPEVLFRSFHQGCKVDVWSAGVTLLYFIIGRTPFGGDPEQNIKEIAKLKGSEELWEVAKLHNCESSYPSDLFDIKSLHSVDLREWCAANARRPEFLKSIPESFFDLVDKCLAVNPRCRLSSEDALKHEFFAPCRDSFRKLKMLKRSAGSDAASSSSHQNTALTAKQS, from the exons ATGGCTTCCTACGGCGCGGCGGCCGCTCACCCGGTGGAGATGGAGCTGGCTTGGCACCTCCTCACGGTGCTCGTCCGCCtcggccgcgccgcctccgcctcggacctcgccgccgccgccgccaccgtgtCCCTCTCCGTATCACCGGACATCGTCGAGCGGACGTGTCGTATCCCCGAGTCTCCACTGCGAATCTCTGGCGGCGGCGTGGTGACAATCTCTGAGACGGCCGTCGTTACGTTTCTGAGGTTCTTGGGGTGGGAAGTCCCGGCCCAGAGGGTGCGGTTGAGGCCTCCCGAGGAGAGGAGGTGGCGGGGGGAGGTGTACGAGCGCAAGCGGAAAGTGTCGGATGCCAGCTGCCTCAGCGGGAAGAGGCGCCGACTACTGGCACCGGACGCAG ATTTGATGGAACACAGCGAGCATCAATCGAATCAGCTGGTTGCACAAATCTGTGCCCCTGCTGCTACTGGAGAG GTACATTGGGAGGTTATGCAACAGTTGCGGGATAGGCTTCCCACTCTCAGCACATTTATTGGTGAACCTTCCTTAGGGTTCTCAACTGGGGTTACTCTTGTTCCCGATTATGCTAAAATTACAAAGCTTTGTCTTCAACCCAAACTTGACCAGTCTCTTAGTGGTGATGATGGCACAGTTCTGAGGAACATGGCTTTAGCGCTGGTTCCAGAAGATTTTTCAGATTGTTGTTCTGTCAATCTTCCTCCACTTGATGCTGAGAAATCAAAAAACATCGATGCAAAAGCTTATGGTAGAAGTAGTAGGATCGATGAATCTGAACAAGCTTCATTCCTTAACTGTAGAGTAGAGGATAATGATGATCTACAAGATGAGACTATCCGTCTCATGACTATTCATGCTGTTGTAGCTGGGGAAAGCAAAATTGGGGCTGATGAATATCCAAATCTTGTTTGCAAAAATCCAGGCAGCTCAATCAATTATAATATGAAGCGAGCAGATAGTATAGAAGCATTTGATATGATTCCAAATCAAGCAGATGCTCTACAATACAACTGCCAAAATGCTGGGCATCATGAGAGTGTCCCAACTTGTGATCAGGAAATTAGTCCACTTGGTGCTACTACATGTGCAGAAGTATGTAAGGATAATACAACACAACTTTTGTTCCAGCCTCCTATGGACACCAAAGCTAGATCTATAGCACCTCAAATGAACAGAAATAGTGAACCTGAAGCATTGCTGCAAGAAGATACAAGGTATGACTGTATTGACACGAGGAACCTGAACAATGTTGATGAAAATAGAGGAAGCAAATATCTAAATCATGGAGAGCGGCCCTTGAATGAGGCGGAGGCCAATATACTCAAGAATGGTCAGGATCGGATGGTTGTGAAGAAAAACGTGAAGAACAAGAAAAATGAACTGCCCAAAGAAGATAAGGACTGCTTTGCAACAAAGGCTCAGAAG GGCCATGTAGTGCCAAAACCACTTCCTAGCTTCAAGGGTTTTGTCATAGAAGAGGAGGAAGGGTCTG GAGGTTACGGGACTGTTTATAGGGCTCAGAGAACAAGAGATCGACAAATATTTGCTATAAAAT GTCCTCACCCAAATGCTCATCCACACCATGTTAACAATGAACTAAAGATGCTGGAGCGTTTTGG AGGCAAAAACTGTGTGATTAAATATGAATGCTCTTTGAAAAGTGGTGACCTAGAGTGCTTTGTTCTAGAACATGTTCAGCATGACAGACCAGAG ATTTTGAAGAAGGACATAGGTTTGCTTGAGTTGCAGTGGTATGGGTACTGTCTGTTCAGAGCTCTTGCAAGTTTACATAGACAG GGGGTAGTCCATAGAGATGTCAAACCTGGAAACTTCCTCTTCTGTCGCAAAGTGATGAAGGGGTATCTTATTGACTTCAACCTGGCACAT GATCTCCACCAGAAGTTCTTGAAAAACT GTAAATCTGAGACAATTTCATGTGGGAAGGATACTGCATCTCAAACTGTATCAAAATTCGCCCCAGTAGTTCATGCCAAAGAAGCAGCTGCTGATTCAAAGCAGCCTCTTACTTTGAAGAGGAAAAGATCCAGTAGAAACCCAGTGGATAGTGCGCCTAAGATCGACAATAAAAGTAAGCATGGTAGCCAAGCTGCCGATGTATCTGGTGTAACCTCTGCGAAGGATCCTACAAGCACAAAAACATCACTAGATAGGTTAAAGCAGCCAATGCCTTACAAAGGACGAAAGGAATTAATGAACTTCTTGCATGAGGCAATGCAAAGTCCCAACAAAAATGCTGTGCCTGCTCCTGTTTCTCAAAGGAAGAGGGTCGCTGCTCCTTTTGGCAGTGTGGACCGAAATCTCTTTAGGCTGACTCCAATGCCCCTGCGTTCTGGTGGTAGTGTTGTTGCTGGTTCTGGCATGTTAAATAACAAAG TTGCaggacatggaaaacatcgaaGAGAAGGTCCATGTGTTGGAACTAAAGGATTCCGGGCTCCAGAG GTTCTCTTTAGGTCTTTCCACCAGGGTTGTAAAGTTGATGTCTGGTCAGCTGGGGTGACGCTCCTGTACTTCATAATTGGCAGAACACCTTTTGGTGGAGATCCTGAACA AAACATCAAGGAAATAGCGAAGCTGAAAGGTAGTGAAGAGCTGTGGGAAGTAGCGAAACTGCACAACTGTGAATCTTCGTATCCATCG GATCTCTTTGATATCAAATCGTTGCACTCGGTGGATCTGAGGGAGTGGTGTGCAGCCAACGCACGCAGGCCAGAGTTCCTCAAGTCGATACCTGAATCATTTTTTGACCTGGTGGATAAGTGCCTGGCTGTCAACCCCAGGTGCAGGCTCAGCTCAGAGGATGCGCTCAAGCACGAGTTCTTTGCTCCATGCCGCGATAGCTTCAGAAAGCTCAAGATGCTTAAGAGGTCAGCTGGTTCTGATGCTGCATCTTCATCGTCACACCAGAACACAGCGCTCACAGCAAAACAATCATAG
- the LOC112875597 gene encoding transcription factor MYBS2-like encodes MGGVHRPEEEENGRKAAPVVLRLFGVDVVADEGPDYNGIGFELRKSSSMPNLAIPSADPLLPHGEAGEGKRYASDDLELASRQQKRRRRKAQERKKGIPWTEEEHRKFLDGLRQLGKGDWRGISKGFVTTRTATQVASHAQKYFLRQTNPGKKKRRASLFDVGIADFGDDQVPSPPNSATKPAPSQEIIHTDRGDVPIPSCRGFGGILGNNIQVSELTNYFVTPMAHGETSLASMSSGLLETASSFNSLELSIVVNNLELSIAPPARCGYGGAAGAIKVL; translated from the exons ATGGGGGGAGTGCATCggccagaggaggaggagaacggGAGGAAGGCGGCGCCGGTGGTCCTCAGGCTATTCGGCGTGGATGTCGTCGCCGACGAGGGGCCGGATTACAACGGCATCGGGTTCGAGCTCAGGAAGAGTTCCAGCATGCCCAACCTCGCCATCCCCTCCGCCGACCCGCTCCTGCCGCACGGGGAGGCCGGCGAGGGCAAGCGGTACGCCTCCGACGATCTGGAGCTGGCGTCCAGGCAgcagaagcgccgccgccgcaaggcCCAGGAGAGGAAGAAAG GGATTCcgtggaccgaggaggagcacaGGAAGTTCCTGGACGGCCTGAGGCAGCTGGGCAAGGGGGACTGGAGGGGCATCTCCAAGGGCTTCGTGACCACCAGGACGGCGACGCAGGTGGCCAGCCACGCCCAGAAGTACTTCCTCCGCCAGACCAACCCCGGCAAGAAGAAGCGCCGGGCCAGCCTCTTCGACGTCGGCATCGCCGACTTCGGTGACGATCAG GTGCCAAGCCCTCCAAACAGTGCCACTAAGCCTGCTCCTTCTCAGGAGATAATTCATACCGACCGCGGCGATGTCCCG ATACCAAGCTGTAGGGGCTTTGGAGGGATTTTAGGCAATAACATTCAG GTTAGTGAACTGACTAATTACTTCGTGACCCCAATGGCTCACGGCGAGACGTCGCTCGCGTCCATGTCCTCCGGCCTCCTGGAAACAGCCTCGTCCTTCAACAGCCTGGAGCTCAGCATCGTCGTCAACAATCTGGAGCTCAGCATCGCGCCTCCTGCTCGCTGCGGCTATGGTGGCGCTGCCGGGGCAATCAAAGTGCTGTGA
- the LOC112875596 gene encoding uncharacterized protein LOC112875596 gives MAIPRERRLPPPAFRMENPFSVKVLQVFTGFGVGCGVGIGVGRPIYLGMIPGLQQVMSATRGATDAFSGVTRHVNSALRTSGLKNIEAGIGCGVGIGHGFGIGIALKPRVLHGIQSSVGEIMSKLMSKLKDTPDMPSTSNPIARSLSSNQQTHSGMPTDLEAKTAESNLKHTPSYEMSRVLQPTEPEALTGSRTEKVIANFLQNPLFQNDTKMDYRDAPGNLQGMDNVLQLVLKHQRVIEELREENENLRQILVEELKVSPTKLQIDRKNGVKAYYPCSDCFECRRRSRKTTR, from the exons ATGGCGATCCCCCGGGAGCGGAGGCTTCCGCCGCCCGCGTTCCGGATGGAGAACCCCTTCAGCGTAAAGGTGCTGCAGGTCTTCACCGGATTCGGCGTTGGATGTGGCGTCGGCATCGGCGTCGGCCGACCCATCTACCTAG GTATGATACCTGGGCTTCAGCAAGTTATGAGTGCTACAAGAGGCGCAACAGATGCCTTTTCTGGTGTCACAAGGCATGTCAATTCTGCG CTGAGGACGTCCGGGTTAAAGAACATTGAAGCGGGAATTGGCTGTGGAGTTGGTATAGGCCATGGTTTTGGAATAG GAATTGCACTGAAGCCACGAGTACTTCATGGAATTCAGTCATCTGTTGGG GAAATTATGTCTAAATTGATGTCAAAGCTGAAGGATACCCCTGATATGCCGTCTACATCAAATCCTATAGCTCGTTCTTTGTCTAGCAATCAACAAACTCACAGTGGCATGCCCACGGATCTAGAGGCTAAGACTGCAGAAAGTAATTTGAAGCACACTCCAAGTTATGAAATGTCAAGAGTACTACAGCCTACTGAGCCAGAAGCATTAACTGGGAGTCGAACTGAAAAGGTCATTGCCAATTTTCTACAGAATCCACTGTTCCAGAATGATACAAAGATGGACTACAGAGATGCA CCTGGTAATTTACAAGGAATGGATAATGTACTCCAGTTG GTACTGAAGCACCAAAGGGTTATTGAAGAATTGCGGGAGGAAAATGAAAATCTGCGTCAGATACTTGTAGAGGAACTTAAGGTTTCACCAACCAAATTACAAATAGATCGGAAAAATGGAGTGAAGGCCTACTATCCGTGTTCGGACTGCTTTGAATGCCGCCGCAGAAGTCGGAAAACAACAAGATAG
- the LOC112873962 gene encoding nucleoside diphosphate kinase 1, with product MEHTFIMIKPDGVQRGLVGEIISRFEKKGFYLKGLKLVNVERSFAEKHYADLSAKPFFQGLVDYIISGPVVAMVWEGKSVVTTGRKIIGATNPLASEPGTIRGDFAVDIGRNVIHGSDSIESATKEIALWFPEGLADWQSSQHPWIYEK from the exons ATGGAGCACACCTTCATCATGATCAAGCCCGACGGCGTCCAGAGGGGCCTC GTTGGTGAGATCATCAGCCGCTTCGAGAAGAAGGGCTTCTACCTCAAGG GCTTGAAGCTCGTGAACGTGGAGAGGTCGTTCGCCGAGAAGCACTACGCTGATCTGTCCGCCAAGCCCTTCTTCCAGGGCCTCGTGGACTACATCATCTCTGGCCCTGTGGTCGCCATGGTCTGGGAGGGCAAGAGCGTTGTCACAACTGGCCGCAAGATCATCGGCGCCACCAACCCCCTGGCTTCTGAGCCCGGCACCATCCGTGGTGACTTTGCTGTCGACATTGGCAG GAATGTCATTCATGGAAGCGACAGCATTGAGAGCGCTACCAAGGAGATTGCCCTGTGGTTCCCTGAGGGCCTCGCCGACTGGCAGAGCAGCCAGCACCCCTGGATCTATGAGAAGTAA
- the LOC112873960 gene encoding peptide methionine sulfoxide reductase A4, chloroplastic-like, giving the protein MPPLLTSPASSPLRLASRLGALHGPGPLLDHHHHRAAASVHFLAPRRKTRPAPAMSWLGKLGLSGLGGSPRASEASAALAQGPDEDQPAPGNEFAQFGAGCFWGVELAFQRVPGVTRTEVGYSQGNLHEPTYEDVCTGATNHNEVVRVQYDTAACKFDDLLDVFWARHDPTTPNRQGNDVGTQYRSGIYYYTPEQEKAARESLEKQQELLNRKIVTEILPAKRFYRAEEYHQQYLEKGGRFGFRQSAAKGCNDPIRCYG; this is encoded by the exons ATGCCTCCGCTCCTCACCTCACCCGCCTCCTCCCCTCTCCGCCTCGCCTCTCGCCTCGGCGCCCTCCACGGCCCCGGGCCCCTCctcgaccaccaccaccaccgcgccgccgcctcggtccacTTCCTCGCGCCGCGCAGGAAGACCCGCCCGGCCCCGGCGATGAGCTGGCTGGGGAAGCTGGGCCTGAGCGGGCTGGGCGGCAGCCCGCGCGCGTCGGAGGCGTcggcggcgctggcgcaggGGCCCGACGAGGACCAGCCCGCTCCCGGGAACGAGTTCGCGCAGTTCGGCGCAGGATGCTTCTGGGGCGTGGAGCTCGCGTTCCAGCGCGTCCCGGGGGTCACGCGCACGGAGGTGGGCTACAGCCAGGGGAACCTCCACGAGCCCACCTACGAGGACGTCTGCACCGGCGCCACCAACCACAACGAGGTCGTCCGCGTGCAGTACGACACCGCCGCCTGCAAGTTCGACGACCTCCTTGACGTCTTCTGGGCGCGCCACGACCCCACGACGCCCAATCGCCAG GGCAATGACGTTGGAACCCAGTATAGGTCAGGGATCTACTACTACACCCCGGAGCAGGAAAAGGCGGCGAGAGAATCCCTGGAGAAGCAGCAGGAGCTTCTGAACCGGAAGATAGTCACCGAGATCCTCCCTGCCAAGAGGTTCTACAGGGCAGAAGAGTACCACCAGCAGTACCTCGAGAAGGGAGGCCGCTTCGGGTTCAGGCAGTCTGCAGCCAAGGGCTGCAACGACCCCATCCGTTGCTACGGATGA